Part of the Zea mays cultivar B73 unplaced genomic scaffold, Zm-B73-REFERENCE-NAM-5.0 scaffold_592, whole genome shotgun sequence genome is shown below.
TGATCGCCAGAGCAAGATTCATTCTTTAATCGCTACCAGATCAAACATGAGACCAGCATCCGGAACGCAAAAGTTTTTAGAAATCCTTATCTTTCGGCTTTTTAAAGAAGATAGGCCATTACAAAAACAAGGTCTAACAGTCGACTCTTTCCTATCAGGATTTTACAACCTGAATACCAACCTGGGGGACCACTATTATATTAGAAGAGAGCATAATAAGTAAATGCCGACGCCATCTTTTACTTTTTGGATTGGATTGGATGGTCGGCGGCGCCATAAACTCGATAACCAGCACCGCGGAGTCAATAAATTCAACTAAATAGAATCCTAAAACAATCTTATTCGAGCACACGCGGGACCCGCAGCAATGAAATTCACACAAGCGGCAATCATCCGAGCAGAGAATGGAGAAGGGAAATATACTTTGAATTGTTTTTCCGAATGAGAAAGCCTTTGGCAAACTCCTTGCAAATCCGTTTTTGCCgggcacaatagacatatctgctCAGTCACAACATAAGGAACCCCCAATGTTCCTCAAAGCCTACCCGGCCTGACAGCTTTAGTTGAATGATCTGATCCCGAAGCTAGCTTTCTACTTAAATTGCTATGACTGGCCAACTAATGATCGGACTACCTATCTTGATGTTTTGAATCTGTATTCAGAGCTTTTTTCCAACTACCGGGACTACTAATTTAAAGTACAAAGCTCTCCTATGAATATGCTACTGCTCTTACTTTCTACCTGAATCCGAGCATTGAAGCAAGCTCTTTATCGCACCATAACCGAGTCTCCCCTTGCAGCTCTGATCAATCCACCCGGCAAATAACTGCTCCTTACTCTTTGATTGTATGTCCATTTTTGCTTGATGTCTGGCTCACCGGATCTGGTACATGAAAAAGCCATTCCTTTTCGCTTTCCTTCAACCACTCAGTATACTTTTTTACTGGAAGAGTCAAGCGAAAGCAATTAGTTTAGAAGGAAGAGGAAGACCTGGGGTGGGGGGCTTACGTCCTCATTTCACTCTTTTTGCTCCTGCGAGACACGACTCAACTACTTTTTACAATTGACAGGGTAGCTCGGAGGTCAGATGAGGGGTCTTCCCCATAAAGATAGATTAGTACTGGAAGGTTCAGATGAAGGAAGGGCGGGCTGAAACAAGGCACAAACTTTGAAATGgggtagggtaaataaatatgaGCAATCCGTGAGAATAGCAAACCCCTATCTCTTATAAAGAAGAAGATAGATAGGTCCACGAGTTGAGACAGAGAAGTTCTGACTAATCAAGTAGGAGTTTACCCACGAGAGTCAGAGGCTGCATCATCAAAGGGGTATAGAAATAATTCAGAAGCACTATGGCCTGAAGCGAAGGGCAGGAACGAACGGAATCAATGTGTTCCAATTTATCCGGAGTAAGGACAGCAGCCGAGAAGGGGAAAAAAAATAGCGTAGAAAAAAAAAGGTAGGACCAGATCATGCGAAGAGCTCTTCGCCCTATTGATTAGGAATCTCGATCAGAAACCACCAGGCCATGTCTCCCGATAAAAATCCCCACAATGGATGTCAGGCCTTGGCTTCATAAAATCTGATTGGATCCGCACTATAGGATAAGAATACAGATAGGCTGACTATGACTAAGAAGATCTTCCAATTTTCTTACCTGAAAAGATGAGTTATTCAAAGGAATACCTGCAAAATAGAATAAACACATGGCACAGCTGGGTGCTAGAATAGTAGTTAATAGAAGTTCTAGTCACTTAAAAAAAAAATAACCACTGCTTAACTTAATTAGATCGTAGAAGATAAGCAAGCGGGTTCGGGCAGTTAGTCCTATTTGAAGGTCAGAAGTTCGGGTAGTAAGGGCTAGGTTTATATAGGGGCTATATTTTTTAGAAACATATGGTCTTGCTCATTTCCCATCAAGGAATGGAGATTGGGTTGGTGTTTGGAAGGGATTCAGTAAACTGACCTTGGCCAGCAAGCAGAAAAAGGACTGACGTCTTGGGGCGCGCTAGCGCGCGTACTCTTCTTCTGCGAGACTCCATCCAAATCCACCACTTACTCGTTGGTTGGTGTTCCATTCTGTTATCTTAGACTATGCTGCCTTCTTCAATTCCATTCTTCGTCTCCCTAGTCGAAGTCTTCTTGCTGGCCCAACCCAGCATTTTTGAGTGCCGTGCCAGGGCGATAGGCGCTCCGCAGTCACGCATGATCACCAGAGCCTTTCTTGGCTATGTAAATATAGGGCCGGAATAAGTGCAAGATCCTCAACAAAATGGATTAAGGTGGGCTTCGGATTATTAATAATTTTTTCTATCTTGTCATTAAGTTCTTGTTTGAATCTGCCTTATCACAATATCCCTCCTTTTAGGGATAAAGCTATCAATGGCGAATCGAGCATTCGCTATCCTTTTTATTTTTTAGCTTTGAATGGAAGAAAAGTAATGAAACCTGCGATGGCTACTGAATAACCTCCTTCTATTTTATTAATTTGAAACCCTTTTACCTTTTTCTTCGTTCGCCAAATCTTCTTCAGTTCTATCCAAGCTCGGTTTTGTCTGAATCTTTGTGGAAGAAGAAGCGGTTCGCCAGCCGCTACATCCAGGGATCCCACAAAATCATTAAACCCGGCGGCTGCTCGCTCTTTGATCAGTGATTCACCGGCCACTAGATCGATGAAGAATCTCTCAAAAATCCGCTTTTTGATCAGTGATTCACCAGCCACTACATTCTTGGATCCCACCTTATTCTCAAACCTGGTGGCTCGCTTGATTGGCAGTCCTGTAAGCTCATCTTGCATACAAATTTTTGGGGTACCAAGGCCTGCATCCACCAAGAACATTTCTTCCCTTAAGCGTAAGCGTAAAACTGAAGATTGTAAGGCGTTTCCACTACATAATAAGAAACTCGAATTAGATCTTGGAAATGATCGACTCCAATAGATGCTCATCATAAGCTTTTTTTTCCTCCTATTCCTATTGATCAGAAGTATCCAGCAGCGCCACGCCAGAGTGACTTCCGAAGCGCTACGGACGGGACGAAATCCGGCAGCCAGCCAGTTGCTGGCTCGGAATAACCAGCCCAGCAAGAAGCTAAATTCTTCCATAACATAACGGGGCGGGGTTGCGCGCGAGCCGGGTGACGTAGGTGCACAAGAGTACTTCGCGCCACAACCATCTCTTTTTTATAGGTTCTACGGACCTGCTTCATCTGGTAAAAAAGAGTCATAGATATGCCTGTAATTAGAAGGAAGAACCGCCATAAAAATCTTCCTCGTGTATCGTCTGTAGCAGAACTATGAACGGGAGCTAGCAATCCGGACCGTATTGAAAAGGTTCCTGAGACACAGCATGGAAGAGTCAAAATATTCAGAAGCGAGGTCCAATAATGAAGAAGGGGTAGAATTACTGAATGAATAAGAGCTGTGGCTAATACCCGAGGCATAAAAGACGCATTTTCTACGGGATCCCGAAACCACCAGCCACCCCGACCTAATTCATGATGAGCCCACCAACTTCCTGGCGAGATGCCTACGGTTAAAAACAACCAACATGTCAAGATCCAAATTCGAATTGGTTCCTGGTCCTGGTCAGAGACCACTGTGTTCGCGCCGGCGGTCCAACAAAGAGGCGAAGTAGTGGTGTCTTTCTTTCCATTACGAACGACAACACGCTTCGCCTGCTCCCTCCCCGTGTCCATTAGCGCTCCTGTCCAGAGCGAAGAGAAGGCGAAAAAGCGCCGCCGAAGCAGGCTTCTATTGCTACGCAACAATAGAGCAGGCGCGCCGCCCACAAAATGTTTGAATGATCGGGTAAAGAGCGAGCTTCTTATATGGGATCCGACGCATCCAGCAGAGCGAAGCAGCGTTCCATTCTTTTCGGCGGCATCCTTCCGCATTGGCGGCGAGTGGAGTGCCACAATCCCATTCATCATTTTTGATCTACATAACCCAAAGCCCATAGCACTGGCGACGTCTCCGGCATAAATGCAAGGAGGATGTATAGCTGATATAGGATCTTGTGGAACAGGATTTGATTCTGCAAGCGGTTCGGTACGAACGAAGAAATTTCGAACAAAAGGATCGGAACTCGCTGATAGGAAAGGAGAGAAAAACAAAGCAATGCCAAGAGCTCCGTCAATCTGCTGTTCATCGATAGACGAAGCTCTCTCTTTTTCATCTCGTGCCAGATGTAACAAAAGATTAGTCCTTTTTCCTTCTCGCGAACCACGGGAGCGCCCAGCGCCCAGAAGAGCAAAGCTCATTTTCAAAACTGGGTCAAGCGGCGCAT
Proteins encoded:
- the LOC118475720 gene encoding probable cytochrome c biosynthesis protein — translated: MMGITKQKLGNEHEMSINEFSHYLLFPGLFVAFTYNKKQPPAFGAAPAFWCILLSFLGLSFRHIPNNLSNYNVLTANAPFFYQISGTWSNHEGSIFSWCWIPSFYGFLFCYRYRGRPQSHNVSKRRGYRETFIFSFVSNFVKNSILSLQQKSGAAPQLYTPFVRRTLVDSELRSQSKRPFNGPALFNAPLDPVLKMSFALLGAGRSRGSREGKRTNLLLHLARDEKERASSIDEQQIDGALGIALFFSPFLSASSDPFVRNFFVRTEPLAESNPVPQDPISAIHPPCIYAGDVASAMGFGLCRSKMMNGIVALHSPPMRKDAAEKNGTLLRSAGCVGSHIRSSLFTRSFKHFVGGAPALLLRSNRSLLRRRFFAFSSLWTGALMDTGREQAKRVVVRNGKKDTTTSPLCWTAGANTVVSDQDQEPIRIWILTCWLFLTVGISPGSWWAHHELGRGGWWFRDPVENASFMPRVLATALIHSVILPLLHYWTSLLNILTLPCCVSGTFSIRSGLLAPVHSSATDDTRGRFLWRFFLLITGISMTLFYQMKQVRRTYKKEMVVARSTLVHLRHPARAQPRPVMLWKNLASCWAGYSEPATGWLPDFVPSVALRKSLWRGAAGYF